From Bordetella flabilis, the proteins below share one genomic window:
- a CDS encoding carboxylesterase/lipase family protein translates to MNDASQTMPEVATRAGVLRGRSANGIAVFRGVPYAAPPVDALRFQPPQPPLAWDGVRDALEDGPIAPQGRSRLAHVMGDFERPQDEDCLTLTLWTPGTDMRGRPVMVWLHGGAYSSGAGSLPWYAGDRFAAHGDVVFVSVNYRLGALGFLYLPGVSEGNLGLLDQLQALRWIHDNIAAFGGDPGNITVVGQSAGGGSIAAMMTMPAAKGLFRRAILQSPGMGRPSRSASEAAELGARYARFAGVEPGDEAALKRLPVPRLLAAQGELARSLQGFATLSLPFSPVRDGRCIEGNIVERLQAGSGAHVDVMVGTTREEMAAFHCVDKAVIEAGEAAVKQVFERLCGPDYPRYYDEFRRMRAVPDAPAVLGDLTSDQVFRMGSLRLAEGQATAGRPAYVYQFDWQSPAGFKACHCLDIPFVFNNRENWRDSPMLQGADEAEFQGISHAMHNAWIAFARHGDPNHPGLPRWAPYETTYRTTMRFDTVIGPVNDLAGLSYRLPWPGL, encoded by the coding sequence ATGAATGATGCAAGCCAGACCATGCCGGAAGTCGCCACCCGTGCCGGGGTATTGCGCGGCCGTTCGGCGAACGGCATCGCGGTATTTCGCGGCGTGCCCTATGCCGCGCCGCCCGTCGATGCGCTGCGATTCCAGCCGCCGCAGCCGCCCCTGGCCTGGGACGGCGTGCGGGATGCCCTGGAAGACGGGCCCATCGCCCCGCAGGGCCGCTCGCGCCTGGCGCATGTCATGGGCGATTTCGAACGTCCGCAAGACGAGGACTGCCTGACCCTGACGCTGTGGACGCCCGGTACGGACATGCGCGGGCGGCCGGTCATGGTGTGGCTGCATGGCGGCGCCTACAGCAGCGGCGCTGGTTCCTTGCCCTGGTACGCGGGCGACCGCTTCGCCGCCCATGGCGATGTGGTCTTCGTATCCGTGAATTACCGGCTGGGGGCGCTCGGCTTCCTGTACCTGCCCGGCGTCAGCGAAGGCAACCTCGGCCTGCTGGACCAGCTGCAGGCCTTGCGATGGATCCACGACAATATCGCGGCTTTCGGCGGCGACCCCGGCAACATCACCGTAGTGGGACAATCCGCCGGCGGCGGCTCCATCGCCGCCATGATGACCATGCCCGCCGCCAAAGGCCTGTTTCGCCGCGCCATCCTGCAAAGTCCCGGAATGGGGCGGCCGTCGCGCAGTGCGTCGGAGGCCGCTGAACTCGGCGCCCGTTATGCCCGCTTCGCCGGCGTCGAGCCGGGCGACGAGGCGGCGCTCAAGCGCTTGCCGGTCCCGCGGCTGCTCGCGGCGCAAGGGGAACTGGCGCGCAGCCTGCAAGGCTTCGCCACCCTGTCGTTGCCGTTCTCGCCCGTGCGCGACGGACGCTGCATCGAAGGCAATATCGTCGAACGGCTGCAAGCCGGCAGCGGCGCGCATGTCGATGTGATGGTAGGCACCACCCGCGAGGAAATGGCCGCTTTCCATTGCGTGGACAAGGCGGTGATCGAAGCTGGCGAGGCCGCTGTCAAGCAGGTCTTCGAGCGCCTCTGCGGCCCGGACTATCCGCGCTATTACGATGAATTCCGCCGCATGCGCGCCGTGCCGGACGCGCCGGCGGTGCTGGGCGACCTGACCTCCGACCAGGTATTCCGCATGGGCAGCCTGCGCCTGGCCGAAGGGCAGGCCACGGCGGGACGGCCGGCCTATGTCTACCAGTTCGATTGGCAATCGCCCGCCGGCTTCAAGGCCTGCCATTGCCTGGATATTCCGTTCGTCTTCAACAATCGCGAGAACTGGCGCGATTCGCCCATGCTGCAGGGAGCCGACGAGGCGGAATTCCAGGGCATCTCGCACGCCATGCACAATGCGTGGATTGCCTTCGCCCGCCATGGCGATCCGAACCATCCCGGGCTGCCGCGCTGGGCGCCGTACGAGACCACCTACCGCACCACCATGCGCTTCGATACGGTGATCGGGCCGGTTAACGATCTGGCCGGGCTGTCCTACCGTCTGCCCTGGCCTGGGCTCTGA
- a CDS encoding ABC transporter permease — protein MRNRAISADGDATGWRARLLGEGLVVLFFAGWWLMARGLPEFVLPGPVAVARRLLDLFINPDFLGHTAISTLRVVVSVLVAGILGTALAFLAHGAPAWEVIVQERIKPVLNSFPSIGWAILAAVWFDAGNFSVIFVEVAILIPFCLVNVSEGLRAMDRELVEMGRSFTRHRARVWWRVTLPLLVPYLLSAIRIAYGIGWKIALVSELVGAPSGLGYLMLRAQTTADSVTFLATCFAIVLIFVAGERLVIAPLERRFATR, from the coding sequence ATGCGCAATAGAGCCATTTCCGCCGACGGGGACGCGACCGGCTGGAGAGCCCGGCTGCTGGGCGAGGGGCTGGTCGTGCTGTTTTTCGCGGGCTGGTGGCTGATGGCGCGCGGCCTGCCGGAATTCGTCCTGCCCGGGCCGGTGGCCGTCGCCCGCCGGCTGCTGGACCTGTTCATCAACCCGGACTTCCTGGGCCATACCGCCATTTCCACCTTGCGCGTGGTGGTGTCGGTGCTGGTGGCCGGCATCCTCGGAACCGCGCTGGCCTTTCTCGCCCACGGCGCGCCCGCCTGGGAAGTCATCGTGCAGGAACGCATCAAGCCGGTGCTCAATTCCTTCCCGTCCATAGGCTGGGCCATCCTGGCCGCGGTCTGGTTCGACGCGGGGAATTTCAGCGTCATTTTTGTCGAAGTGGCGATATTGATACCTTTCTGCCTGGTCAACGTCTCCGAAGGGCTGCGCGCCATGGACCGGGAGCTCGTGGAGATGGGGCGCAGTTTCACCCGCCATCGGGCGCGGGTATGGTGGCGCGTCACCTTGCCTTTGCTGGTGCCGTACCTGTTGTCCGCGATACGCATCGCCTATGGTATCGGCTGGAAAATCGCGCTGGTGTCGGAACTGGTCGGCGCGCCCAGCGGACTGGGGTATCTGATGCTGCGGGCGCAGACCACGGCTGACAGCGTGACATTCCTGGCCACATGCTTTGCGATCGTACTGATTTTCGTCGCGGGAGAACGCCTGGTCATCGCGCCGCTGGAGCGGCGCTTCGCCACGCGCTGA
- a CDS encoding ABC transporter permease: protein MPASPARPAARHRWAAHAFTLAFLAAWEAASWVLPPFLLPGPGEVAVGLYRFLADPQRLWHLAVSVGHVLGAIGLSFVVGALLALLPYYFPVWRFAIQHRLAPFLNAFPGVGWTLLAVMWFGINSGAVIFAISAVLTPFALVNLWAGLRNLDGELLEMSRSFTRSRARQFRHVIVPLLYPFVFATLRIMFGVAWKVTLTAELFGGNAGLGYVINMARQDFDTTTIFVAIVLIVIFVYGMDRLVFSPLQSRLSRQYAQ from the coding sequence GTGCCTGCCTCGCCCGCGCGGCCCGCGGCGCGGCATCGCTGGGCGGCCCATGCCTTCACCCTGGCTTTCCTCGCGGCCTGGGAGGCGGCGTCCTGGGTCTTGCCGCCATTCCTCCTGCCGGGTCCCGGCGAAGTGGCCGTGGGCCTGTACCGCTTCCTGGCCGATCCGCAGCGGCTTTGGCACCTGGCCGTCTCGGTCGGCCATGTACTGGGCGCCATCGGCCTCTCCTTCGTGGTCGGCGCATTGCTGGCACTGCTGCCGTATTACTTCCCGGTGTGGCGCTTCGCCATCCAGCATCGGCTCGCGCCTTTCCTCAACGCCTTTCCCGGCGTGGGATGGACCTTGCTGGCCGTGATGTGGTTCGGCATCAATTCGGGGGCCGTGATTTTTGCCATCAGCGCGGTGCTGACGCCGTTCGCGCTGGTGAACCTGTGGGCCGGACTGCGCAATCTCGACGGCGAATTGCTGGAGATGTCCCGCAGCTTCACGCGCAGCCGCGCGCGCCAGTTCCGCCATGTCATCGTGCCGCTGCTCTATCCCTTCGTGTTCGCGACCCTGCGCATCATGTTCGGCGTAGCCTGGAAGGTCACGCTGACCGCCGAGCTCTTCGGCGGCAATGCGGGCCTGGGCTATGTCATCAACATGGCGCGCCAGGACTTCGATACGACCACGATCTTCGTGGCCATCGTGCTGATCGTCATCTTCGTGTACGGGATGGACCGGCTGGTGTTCTCGCCCCTGCAAAGCCGCTTGTCACGCCAATATGCGCAATAG
- a CDS encoding ABC transporter substrate-binding protein: protein MHRRSILKLAALPALFGVGAPVLAQQRQSISYAYLLDPAYDVVTWAMRNGKVPSSSIDVQARALAIPQLIQATSAKQYDVIMAAVVSLPAAVQRGLSVSVLAASLRAAPAGEGAGVWVPRDSPIKMPQELKGKTLGSYGLRSTGYTQIRIALTRKYGLNMALEGGDVSQVEIQAPNLPGALSSGKIDAATLIHSQSYRALKSGDFRLIAETARDNNEIFKTRFVSAVNIAYPERLARQPDAYVEFCRVFRESLRYAMANKAEVFGAVSRESGLEPDFFEWWFSKNSEVPGYFSEAHAQAITTFYEQARDLGVLKSYPDIRTLVWDKAPRA from the coding sequence ATGCATCGTCGCAGTATCCTGAAACTCGCCGCGCTTCCGGCGCTTTTCGGCGTGGGCGCGCCGGTGCTGGCGCAACAGCGGCAGTCCATCAGCTATGCCTACCTGCTGGATCCGGCCTATGACGTCGTCACCTGGGCCATGCGCAATGGCAAGGTGCCGTCGTCCTCCATCGACGTGCAGGCTCGTGCGCTGGCCATTCCGCAACTGATCCAGGCTACTTCCGCCAAGCAGTACGACGTCATCATGGCGGCGGTGGTGAGCCTGCCCGCGGCAGTGCAGCGCGGCTTGTCCGTCAGTGTGCTGGCGGCCTCCCTGCGCGCCGCGCCGGCCGGCGAGGGCGCGGGCGTCTGGGTGCCGCGCGACAGCCCCATCAAGATGCCTCAGGAGTTGAAGGGCAAGACGCTGGGTTCCTACGGCTTGCGCTCCACCGGCTACACCCAGATCCGTATCGCGCTGACCCGCAAGTACGGCTTGAACATGGCGTTGGAAGGCGGCGATGTCAGCCAGGTTGAAATCCAGGCGCCCAACCTGCCGGGCGCGCTGTCCTCGGGCAAGATCGATGCCGCCACGCTCATACACAGCCAGTCCTATCGGGCGCTGAAGTCAGGCGACTTCCGCCTGATTGCCGAGACCGCGCGCGACAACAACGAAATCTTCAAGACGCGTTTCGTCAGTGCCGTCAACATCGCCTACCCCGAGCGCCTGGCCAGGCAGCCGGACGCCTACGTCGAATTCTGCCGTGTATTCCGCGAGTCCCTGCGCTACGCCATGGCGAACAAGGCCGAGGTCTTTGGCGCGGTATCCCGCGAAAGCGGCCTCGAGCCGGACTTCTTCGAATGGTGGTTCAGCAAGAATTCCGAAGTCCCCGGCTACTTCAGCGAGGCCCACGCGCAGGCCATTACCACCTTCTATGAACAGGCCCGCGACCTCGGCGTGCTGAAGTCGTATCCCGACATACGCACCCTGGTCTGGGACAAGGCGCCGCGCGCCTGA
- a CDS encoding ABC transporter ATP-binding protein has translation MSADVSATVSAPDGTGQEPIIVFDGVDVDLGGQRIYDKLGFRVARGEFVCILGPSGCGKSTSLRVMGGLLPVAAGEVSVAGLPPSQAWSEIAFVFQSPRLVSWRNALDNILLASELRFGKGGKEEQARRRERALALLDMVGLAQDAGKYPSALSGGERQRVAIARALAVDPQIIFMDEPFSALDPNTRQRMRAEIEEIWRRTGKTVVFVTHDIDEALQLADRIILFSGKPTTVLETMTIDTPRPRRLDDDALASRRHRLARLFRDMESADVSTDPNGG, from the coding sequence GTGTCTGCCGACGTCTCCGCTACCGTGTCCGCCCCCGATGGCACCGGGCAGGAACCGATCATCGTTTTCGATGGCGTCGATGTCGACCTGGGCGGGCAGCGTATCTACGACAAATTGGGCTTCCGGGTGGCGCGCGGCGAGTTCGTGTGCATCCTCGGGCCATCCGGTTGCGGTAAATCCACCTCGCTGCGTGTGATGGGCGGGCTGCTGCCGGTCGCCGCCGGCGAGGTGAGCGTAGCCGGTTTGCCGCCCAGCCAGGCCTGGTCGGAAATCGCCTTCGTATTTCAATCGCCGCGCCTGGTGTCATGGCGCAACGCGCTGGACAACATCCTGCTGGCCTCCGAGCTGCGTTTCGGCAAAGGCGGCAAGGAGGAGCAGGCGCGCCGCCGCGAACGCGCCCTCGCCCTGCTGGACATGGTCGGCCTGGCGCAGGACGCCGGCAAGTATCCCTCCGCGCTTTCCGGGGGCGAACGCCAGCGCGTCGCGATCGCGCGTGCCCTGGCGGTGGACCCGCAGATCATCTTCATGGACGAGCCTTTTTCCGCGCTCGACCCCAATACCCGCCAGCGCATGCGCGCCGAGATCGAGGAGATCTGGCGGCGCACCGGCAAGACCGTGGTCTTCGTCACGCACGATATCGACGAAGCCCTGCAACTGGCGGATCGCATCATCCTGTTTTCCGGCAAACCCACCACGGTGCTGGAGACCATGACCATCGACACGCCGCGGCCGCGGCGGCTGGACGACGACGCGCTGGCAAGCCGCCGGCATCGCCTGGCCCGCTTGTTCCGCGACATGGAGTCCGCGGACGTGTCCACGGACCCTAACGGAGGCTAG
- a CDS encoding UvrD-helicase domain-containing protein: MSDTVPAGLNPAQREAVLYLGGPCLVLAGAGSGKTRVITQKIAYLLRECGYMGRNIVALTFTNKAAREMDERVKTLVDRKLAKGLTISTFHALGVRFLREEARHAGLKPQFSILDADDAMGIVQELLATTDRGWLRAVQTTISLWKNALMEPDAAAAAATTKAEVEAARVYRSYAATLAAYQAVDFDDLIRIPAMLLAENEEVRTRWQNRVRYLLVDEYQDTNVCQYRLVQLLTGDRAMFTAVGDDDQAIYAWRGATIENLAKLTTDYPTLKLIKLEQNYRSVQRILAAANQVIEKNPKLFEKKLWSDLGVGEPIVVTPMDSEEAEAEAIAMRISASRFERRGHWKDYAILYRSNHQARILEQALRNLKIPYTISGGQSFFDKAEVRDVLAYLRLIANDEDDPAFIRAATTPKRGIGQATLQTLGQYAAGRQVPLLAAALEQGLEGLLQGRQLESLRVFAQFIQRMQWRAGRGTVDGKPASAEPAGVLLDDLLGAIQYERYLYDTLDEKPAQTRWQNVLELTGWLKRKAEEDGMTLFELVQHVALVTMLERDEDEAPDAVKLSTLHASKGLEYPHVYMAGVEEGLLPHLGKDDEEGDPARAAESLATRIEEERRLMYVGITRAQRSLNLSWCKKRRRAREDLVREPSRFIEEMGLGDARFPEDEATRALSPKERLGMLKALLAKGN; this comes from the coding sequence ATGTCTGATACTGTTCCCGCCGGACTGAACCCCGCGCAACGCGAAGCCGTCCTGTATCTGGGCGGCCCCTGCCTGGTGCTGGCCGGTGCCGGTAGCGGCAAGACGCGGGTCATTACGCAGAAAATCGCCTACCTGTTGCGCGAATGCGGCTACATGGGCCGCAATATCGTGGCGCTGACCTTCACCAACAAGGCGGCCCGCGAGATGGACGAACGGGTCAAGACGCTGGTGGACCGCAAGCTCGCCAAGGGCCTGACCATCAGCACCTTCCACGCGCTGGGGGTGCGGTTCCTGCGCGAAGAAGCGCGCCATGCGGGGCTCAAGCCGCAGTTTTCCATTCTGGACGCGGACGATGCGATGGGCATCGTGCAGGAGCTGCTCGCCACCACGGACCGCGGCTGGCTGCGCGCCGTGCAGACCACGATCTCGCTGTGGAAGAACGCGCTGATGGAGCCGGACGCCGCGGCCGCCGCGGCGACGACCAAGGCCGAAGTCGAAGCCGCGCGCGTGTATCGCAGCTATGCCGCCACCCTGGCCGCCTACCAGGCGGTGGACTTCGACGACCTGATCCGCATCCCCGCCATGCTGCTGGCCGAAAACGAGGAGGTCCGCACGCGTTGGCAAAACCGCGTGCGTTACCTGCTGGTGGACGAGTACCAGGACACCAATGTGTGCCAGTACCGGCTGGTGCAATTGCTGACCGGAGACCGCGCCATGTTCACGGCCGTGGGCGACGACGACCAGGCCATCTATGCCTGGCGCGGCGCGACCATCGAGAACCTGGCCAAGCTGACGACCGACTATCCCACGCTCAAGCTGATCAAGCTGGAGCAGAACTATCGGTCGGTACAGCGCATCCTGGCTGCCGCCAACCAGGTGATCGAGAAGAATCCCAAGCTGTTCGAAAAGAAGCTGTGGTCCGACCTCGGCGTGGGCGAGCCCATCGTGGTGACGCCCATGGACAGCGAAGAAGCGGAAGCGGAAGCGATCGCGATGCGCATCTCCGCATCCCGCTTCGAGCGCCGCGGCCACTGGAAAGACTATGCGATCCTGTACCGCAGCAACCACCAGGCCAGGATACTGGAACAGGCGCTGCGCAACCTGAAGATTCCGTACACCATTTCCGGGGGCCAGAGCTTTTTCGACAAGGCCGAGGTGCGGGACGTGCTGGCGTATTTGCGCCTGATCGCCAATGACGAGGACGACCCGGCGTTCATCCGCGCGGCGACCACGCCGAAGCGGGGCATCGGGCAGGCAACCTTGCAGACGCTGGGCCAGTATGCGGCCGGGCGCCAGGTGCCGCTGTTGGCGGCCGCGCTGGAGCAGGGCCTGGAAGGCCTGCTGCAAGGCCGGCAACTGGAATCCCTGCGTGTGTTCGCGCAGTTCATCCAGCGCATGCAGTGGCGTGCCGGCCGCGGCACGGTCGACGGCAAGCCGGCGTCAGCGGAACCGGCGGGCGTGCTGCTGGACGACCTGCTCGGCGCGATCCAGTACGAGCGATACCTCTATGACACCCTGGACGAAAAGCCCGCGCAGACGCGCTGGCAGAATGTGCTTGAACTGACGGGATGGCTCAAGCGCAAGGCCGAGGAAGACGGCATGACGTTGTTCGAATTGGTGCAGCACGTCGCGCTGGTGACCATGCTGGAACGCGACGAGGACGAGGCGCCCGATGCGGTGAAGCTGTCCACGCTGCACGCGTCCAAGGGGCTGGAGTATCCGCACGTGTACATGGCGGGTGTCGAGGAAGGGCTGTTGCCGCACCTGGGGAAGGACGACGAGGAAGGCGACCCGGCGCGGGCGGCGGAATCCCTGGCCACGCGCATCGAGGAAGAGCGCCGGCTGATGTATGTGGGCATCACCCGCGCCCAGCGCAGCCTGAACCTGAGCTGGTGCAAGAAGCGGCGGCGGGCACGCGAGGATCTGGTGCGGGAGCCGTCGCGATTCATCGAGGAAATGGGCTTGGGGGATGCGCGCTTTCCGGAAGACGAGGCGACGCGGGCCTTGAGTCCGAAGGAGCGGCTGGGGATGCTGAAGGCGCTGCTCGCCAAGGGGAATTGA
- a CDS encoding primosomal protein N', with translation MADKALAAQPASGAPQPGAGTACHWVRVALDVPLAGPFDYRHVATLAPGVRVIVPFGRRRLVGVVTDTPDAPAIDPVHIKPIERVLDDLPPLTADWLRLARFAADYYHRPVGEVMLPALPPPLRKPSAYEGKRSGAGPVARMDARRRKAGDTGPSAGAPPVEAPTLNPEQAAAVVAINALQGFKPVLLHGVTGSGKTEVYLHAAQQVLASGRQVLLMVPEINLTPQLEAVLRARLDAVAGPGSLAVLHSGLADGERLEAWTRAQRGQARVLLGTRMSIFAPLAELGLIVVDEEHDASYKQQDGLRYSARDLAIWRARDLDIPVLLGSATPSLETWQQAQRGRYLRLTLSGRAKSSRLPAVRLVDTRRLAMKQGMSPQFIDAIGQRLERKEQSLVFLNRRGYAPVLHCASCAWVSNCPRCTAFTVLHRGPGPGGHVLQCHHCGYQARVPRACPECGDQDLQPMGRGTQRVEEHLAALFPEARILRIDADSTRRKGSAQALFASVHAGEVDILVGTQMVAKGHDFARLGLVCVLNADAMLFAHDFRAPERLFAQLMQVAGRAGRHAEGGEVLIQTNYPEQPVYQALLRHDYAGFARHGLAERESTGLPPFAHQALLTAEAREIAQALAFLQDARDLPEGDAAHCFPMAHAVTRYDPVPLRVVRVANMERAQLLVESASRPALQAFLAAWSSVLPDLPTAGRVRWQLEVDPLEI, from the coding sequence ATGGCTGATAAGGCGCTCGCGGCGCAACCCGCCAGCGGCGCGCCGCAGCCAGGCGCCGGGACGGCGTGCCACTGGGTGCGCGTGGCGCTGGACGTGCCATTGGCCGGACCGTTCGACTACCGCCACGTCGCCACGCTGGCCCCCGGCGTGCGCGTCATCGTCCCGTTCGGGCGGCGGCGCCTGGTCGGGGTCGTCACGGACACGCCCGACGCGCCGGCCATCGATCCCGTTCATATCAAGCCCATCGAGCGCGTACTGGACGACCTGCCGCCCCTGACCGCGGATTGGCTGCGCCTGGCACGGTTTGCCGCCGATTACTACCACCGTCCAGTAGGCGAAGTGATGCTGCCGGCTTTGCCGCCCCCCTTGCGCAAGCCGTCCGCGTACGAGGGCAAGCGTTCCGGTGCCGGCCCGGTGGCCCGCATGGATGCCCGCCGCCGCAAGGCCGGCGACACGGGCCCGAGCGCCGGTGCGCCGCCGGTCGAGGCACCGACCCTGAATCCGGAACAGGCCGCCGCCGTCGTCGCCATCAATGCCTTGCAGGGCTTCAAGCCGGTGCTGCTGCACGGCGTCACCGGCAGCGGCAAGACCGAGGTCTATCTGCACGCCGCGCAGCAGGTATTGGCAAGCGGGCGCCAGGTGCTGCTGATGGTCCCGGAGATTAACCTGACGCCGCAGCTCGAAGCCGTGCTGCGCGCGCGCCTCGATGCGGTGGCTGGCCCCGGTTCCCTGGCGGTGCTGCATAGCGGCCTTGCCGATGGGGAGCGCCTGGAGGCCTGGACGCGCGCCCAGCGCGGGCAGGCGCGGGTGCTGCTGGGTACGCGCATGTCCATCTTCGCGCCGCTGGCGGAACTGGGCCTGATCGTGGTGGACGAGGAGCATGACGCGTCCTATAAGCAGCAGGACGGTTTGCGCTATTCGGCGCGGGATCTTGCCATCTGGCGCGCGCGAGACCTGGATATCCCCGTACTGCTCGGCTCGGCCACGCCGTCGCTGGAGACCTGGCAGCAGGCACAGCGCGGCCGGTACCTGCGCCTGACGCTGTCCGGCCGCGCCAAATCCAGCCGCCTGCCGGCGGTGCGCCTGGTGGACACACGCCGGCTGGCGATGAAGCAGGGCATGTCGCCGCAATTCATCGACGCCATCGGCCAACGGCTGGAACGCAAAGAGCAATCGCTGGTCTTCCTGAACCGCCGTGGCTATGCGCCGGTGTTGCATTGCGCCTCCTGCGCCTGGGTCAGCAACTGCCCGCGCTGCACCGCCTTCACGGTGCTGCACCGGGGCCCCGGACCAGGTGGCCATGTGCTGCAATGCCATCACTGCGGCTACCAGGCCCGCGTGCCGCGCGCTTGCCCGGAGTGCGGCGACCAGGACCTGCAACCCATGGGGCGCGGTACGCAGCGCGTGGAAGAGCATCTGGCCGCGCTTTTCCCCGAGGCCCGCATCCTGCGCATCGACGCCGACAGCACCCGCCGCAAGGGCAGCGCCCAGGCCTTGTTCGCCAGCGTGCATGCGGGCGAGGTGGACATCCTGGTCGGTACCCAAATGGTTGCCAAGGGGCACGACTTCGCGCGGCTGGGGCTGGTTTGCGTGCTGAACGCCGATGCCATGCTCTTCGCGCACGACTTCCGCGCGCCGGAAAGGTTGTTCGCCCAGCTGATGCAGGTGGCAGGCCGCGCCGGACGCCATGCCGAAGGCGGCGAGGTACTGATACAGACCAACTATCCCGAGCAGCCGGTGTACCAGGCGCTGCTGCGCCATGACTATGCCGGCTTCGCGCGCCACGGCCTGGCCGAGCGTGAAAGCACCGGCCTGCCTCCGTTCGCGCACCAGGCGCTGTTGACCGCGGAGGCCCGGGAGATCGCCCAGGCGCTGGCTTTTCTGCAGGACGCGCGCGATCTGCCCGAAGGCGACGCGGCGCATTGTTTTCCGATGGCGCACGCCGTTACGCGTTACGATCCGGTGCCATTGCGCGTGGTGCGCGTGGCCAATATGGAGCGCGCGCAACTGTTGGTGGAAAGTGCCAGCCGCCCCGCGCTGCAGGCCTTCCTGGCCGCGTGGTCATCGGTGCTTCCCGACCTGCCCACCGCGGGACGCGTACGCTGGCAACTCGAAGTGGACCCCCTGGAAATCTGA
- the hemE gene encoding uroporphyrinogen decarboxylase, giving the protein MSSAPLQNDVFLRALLREPVPYTPVWLMRQAGRYLPEYNATRERAGSFLNLAQNPAYAAEVTLQPLARYPLDAAILFSDILTVPHAMGLGLDFRAGEGPHFAHPVRTETDVARLAAPDLDRLRYVFDAVTLIRRELQGRVPLIGFAGSPWTIACYMVEGKGSDDYRLVKGMLYGRPDLMHRILQVNAEATTQYLNAQIDAGAQAVMLFDSWGGVLADQMFQEYSLAYTRQVIAGLTREREGRKVPVIVFTKGGGLWLEDIAGCGADAMGLDWTASLGKARARVGDAVALQGNLDPMALFAPAPAIRAEVRRVLDDFGPVGKGGHVFNLGHGISQFTPPGAVAELVDEVHAYSRALHEVPGACK; this is encoded by the coding sequence GTGTCCTCCGCCCCCTTGCAAAACGATGTGTTCCTGCGCGCCCTCTTGCGCGAGCCGGTGCCCTATACGCCCGTGTGGCTGATGCGGCAGGCGGGGCGCTACCTGCCCGAATACAACGCGACCCGGGAAAGGGCTGGCTCGTTCCTGAACCTGGCGCAGAATCCCGCCTACGCCGCCGAGGTGACCTTGCAGCCCCTGGCGCGCTATCCCCTCGATGCGGCGATCCTGTTTTCGGACATCCTGACCGTTCCGCATGCCATGGGGCTGGGACTGGACTTCCGCGCCGGGGAGGGGCCGCATTTTGCGCATCCGGTGCGCACCGAGACCGATGTGGCGCGCCTGGCGGCGCCCGACCTGGACCGCTTGCGCTACGTGTTCGATGCCGTGACCCTGATCCGCCGCGAGTTGCAGGGCCGCGTGCCCCTGATCGGCTTCGCCGGCAGCCCGTGGACCATCGCCTGTTACATGGTGGAAGGCAAGGGCAGCGACGACTACCGGCTCGTGAAGGGCATGCTGTATGGCCGTCCCGACCTGATGCACCGCATCCTGCAGGTAAACGCCGAGGCCACCACGCAATACCTGAATGCCCAGATCGATGCCGGCGCGCAGGCGGTGATGCTTTTCGACAGCTGGGGCGGGGTGCTGGCCGACCAGATGTTCCAGGAATATTCGCTGGCGTATACCCGTCAGGTGATCGCGGGACTGACCCGCGAGCGGGAGGGCCGCAAGGTACCCGTCATTGTCTTTACCAAGGGCGGGGGACTTTGGCTGGAAGACATCGCCGGCTGCGGGGCCGACGCGATGGGCCTGGACTGGACTGCCAGCCTGGGCAAGGCGCGCGCCAGGGTAGGAGACGCGGTTGCCCTGCAGGGCAACCTGGACCCCATGGCATTGTTCGCGCCGGCCCCAGCCATCCGGGCCGAAGTGCGACGGGTGCTCGACGACTTTGGCCCGGTCGGCAAGGGCGGCCATGTATTCAATCTGGGGCACGGTATCTCGCAGTTCACTCCGCCGGGCGCCGTAGCCGAACTGGTGGATGAAGTGCATGCCTACAGCCGTGCGCTCCATGAGGTTCCCGGTGCATGTAAGTGA